A part of Heliangelus exortis chromosome 3, bHelExo1.hap1, whole genome shotgun sequence genomic DNA contains:
- the TBXT gene encoding T-box transcription factor T isoform X2 — protein sequence MSSPGSEGAGKPLQYRVDHLLSAVESELQAGSEKGDPTERELRVTLEDNDLWLRFKELTNEMIVTKNGRRMFPVLKVSVSGLDPNAMYSFLLDFVAADGHRWKYVNGEWVPGGKPEPQAPSCVYIHPDSPNFGAHWMKAPVSFSKVKLTNKLNGGGQIMLNSLHKYEPRIHIVRVGGPQRMITSHSFPETQFIAVTAYQNEEITALKIKYNPFAKAFLDAKERSDHKDMMEEVGDNQQSGYSQLGSWLIPGTGTLCPPANPHTQFGAPLSLSPAHSCERYSSLRNHRPAPYPSPYTHRNNSPTYADNSSACLSMLQSHENWSSLGVPTHTTMLPMSHSTGTATSSSQYPNLWSVSNSTITPVSQSSGMSNGLSSQFLRGSPAHYSALPHPVTATSSASPLYDGGAPTDLPDSQYDASAHARLASTWTPVTPPSM from the exons ATGAGCTCCCCCGGCTCGGAGGGGGCGGGCAAGCCCCTGCAGTACCGGGTGGATCACCTGCTGAGCGCCGTGGAGAGCGAGCTGCAGGCGGGCAGCGAGAAGGGTGACCCCACGGAGCGGGAGCTGCGGGTCACGCTAGAGGACAACGACCTGTGGCTGCGCTTCAAGGAGCTCACCAACGAGATGATCGTCACCAAAAACGGCAG GAGGATGTTCCCGGTGCTGAAGGTGAGCGTGTCGGGGCTGGACCCCAACGCCATGTACTCCTTCTTGCTGGACTTCGTGGCTGCCGACGGGCACCGCTGGAAGTACGTGAACGGGGAGTGGGTGCCGGGCGGGAAGCCCGAGCCGCAGGCGCCCAGCTGCGTCTACATCCACCCCGACTCGCCCAACTTCGGCGCCCACTGGATGAAGGCGCCCGTCTCCTTCAGCAAAGTCAAACTCACCAACAAGCTCAACGGCGGCGGGCAG ATCATGCTGAACTCTCTGCACAAGTATGAGCCAAGGATTCACATAGTGCGAGTGGGTGGCCCACAGCGGATGATCACTAGCCATTCCTTCCCAGAGACCCAGTTTATAGCCGTGACGGCCTACCAGAATGAGGAG ataacagctttaaaaattaaatacaatcCGTTTGCAAAGGCGTTTCTTGATGCAAAAGAAAG AAGTGATCACAAAGACATGATGGAAGAAGTGGGAGACAACCAGCAGTCTGGGTATTCTCAGT TAGGCAGCTGGCTTATTCCTGGGACCGGGACTCTGTGCCCACCTGCCAATCCTCACACTCAGTTTGGAGCCCCCCTGTCACTCTCCCCTGCTCACAGCTGTGAAAGGTACTCATCGCTGAGGAACCACCGTCCTGCCCCCTACCCCAGCCCCTACACCCATAGAAACAACTCACCAA CCTACGCCGATAACTCCTCTGCCTGCCTTTCCATGCTGCAGTCCCATGAAAACTGGTCTTCTCTAGGAGTTCCCACGCATACGACAATGCTGCCCATGAGTcacagcactggcacagctACCAGCTCCAG TCAGTATCCCAACTTATGGTCTGTGAGTAACAGCACCATCACACCGGTGTCTCAGTCGAGTGGGATGTCCAACGGCCTCAGCTCCCAGTTTTTACGTGGTTCTCCAGCACACTACTCTGCCCTTCCACACCCTGtcactgccacctcctctgcctctcccctgtATGATGGGGGGGCACCCACGGACCTGCCCGACAGCCAGTACGATGCCTCTGCACATGCCAGGCTAGCATCCACGTGGACACCTGTCACCCCCCCTTCCATGTAA
- the TBXT gene encoding T-box transcription factor T isoform X1, protein MSSPGSEGAGKPLQYRVDHLLSAVESELQAGSEKGDPTERELRVTLEDNDLWLRFKELTNEMIVTKNGRRMFPVLKVSVSGLDPNAMYSFLLDFVAADGHRWKYVNGEWVPGGKPEPQAPSCVYIHPDSPNFGAHWMKAPVSFSKVKLTNKLNGGGQIMLNSLHKYEPRIHIVRVGGPQRMITSHSFPETQFIAVTAYQNEEITALKIKYNPFAKAFLDAKERSDHKDMMEEVGDNQQSGYSQLGSWLIPGTGTLCPPANPHTQFGAPLSLSPAHSCERYSSLRNHRPAPYPSPYTHRNNSPTAYADNSSACLSMLQSHENWSSLGVPTHTTMLPMSHSTGTATSSSQYPNLWSVSNSTITPVSQSSGMSNGLSSQFLRGSPAHYSALPHPVTATSSASPLYDGGAPTDLPDSQYDASAHARLASTWTPVTPPSM, encoded by the exons ATGAGCTCCCCCGGCTCGGAGGGGGCGGGCAAGCCCCTGCAGTACCGGGTGGATCACCTGCTGAGCGCCGTGGAGAGCGAGCTGCAGGCGGGCAGCGAGAAGGGTGACCCCACGGAGCGGGAGCTGCGGGTCACGCTAGAGGACAACGACCTGTGGCTGCGCTTCAAGGAGCTCACCAACGAGATGATCGTCACCAAAAACGGCAG GAGGATGTTCCCGGTGCTGAAGGTGAGCGTGTCGGGGCTGGACCCCAACGCCATGTACTCCTTCTTGCTGGACTTCGTGGCTGCCGACGGGCACCGCTGGAAGTACGTGAACGGGGAGTGGGTGCCGGGCGGGAAGCCCGAGCCGCAGGCGCCCAGCTGCGTCTACATCCACCCCGACTCGCCCAACTTCGGCGCCCACTGGATGAAGGCGCCCGTCTCCTTCAGCAAAGTCAAACTCACCAACAAGCTCAACGGCGGCGGGCAG ATCATGCTGAACTCTCTGCACAAGTATGAGCCAAGGATTCACATAGTGCGAGTGGGTGGCCCACAGCGGATGATCACTAGCCATTCCTTCCCAGAGACCCAGTTTATAGCCGTGACGGCCTACCAGAATGAGGAG ataacagctttaaaaattaaatacaatcCGTTTGCAAAGGCGTTTCTTGATGCAAAAGAAAG AAGTGATCACAAAGACATGATGGAAGAAGTGGGAGACAACCAGCAGTCTGGGTATTCTCAGT TAGGCAGCTGGCTTATTCCTGGGACCGGGACTCTGTGCCCACCTGCCAATCCTCACACTCAGTTTGGAGCCCCCCTGTCACTCTCCCCTGCTCACAGCTGTGAAAGGTACTCATCGCTGAGGAACCACCGTCCTGCCCCCTACCCCAGCCCCTACACCCATAGAAACAACTCACCAA CAGCCTACGCCGATAACTCCTCTGCCTGCCTTTCCATGCTGCAGTCCCATGAAAACTGGTCTTCTCTAGGAGTTCCCACGCATACGACAATGCTGCCCATGAGTcacagcactggcacagctACCAGCTCCAG TCAGTATCCCAACTTATGGTCTGTGAGTAACAGCACCATCACACCGGTGTCTCAGTCGAGTGGGATGTCCAACGGCCTCAGCTCCCAGTTTTTACGTGGTTCTCCAGCACACTACTCTGCCCTTCCACACCCTGtcactgccacctcctctgcctctcccctgtATGATGGGGGGGCACCCACGGACCTGCCCGACAGCCAGTACGATGCCTCTGCACATGCCAGGCTAGCATCCACGTGGACACCTGTCACCCCCCCTTCCATGTAA
- the TBXT gene encoding T-box transcription factor T isoform X3, producing MSSPGSEGAGKPLQYRVDHLLSAVESELQAGSEKGDPTERELRVTLEDNDLWLRFKELTNEMIVTKNGRRMFPVLKVSVSGLDPNAMYSFLLDFVAADGHRWKYVNGEWVPGGKPEPQAPSCVYIHPDSPNFGAHWMKAPVSFSKVKLTNKLNGGGQIMLNSLHKYEPRIHIVRVGGPQRMITSHSFPETQFIAVTAYQNEEITALKIKYNPFAKAFLDAKERSDHKDMMEEVGDNQQSGYSQLGSWLIPGTGTLCPPANPHTQFGAPLSLSPAHSCESLRR from the exons ATGAGCTCCCCCGGCTCGGAGGGGGCGGGCAAGCCCCTGCAGTACCGGGTGGATCACCTGCTGAGCGCCGTGGAGAGCGAGCTGCAGGCGGGCAGCGAGAAGGGTGACCCCACGGAGCGGGAGCTGCGGGTCACGCTAGAGGACAACGACCTGTGGCTGCGCTTCAAGGAGCTCACCAACGAGATGATCGTCACCAAAAACGGCAG GAGGATGTTCCCGGTGCTGAAGGTGAGCGTGTCGGGGCTGGACCCCAACGCCATGTACTCCTTCTTGCTGGACTTCGTGGCTGCCGACGGGCACCGCTGGAAGTACGTGAACGGGGAGTGGGTGCCGGGCGGGAAGCCCGAGCCGCAGGCGCCCAGCTGCGTCTACATCCACCCCGACTCGCCCAACTTCGGCGCCCACTGGATGAAGGCGCCCGTCTCCTTCAGCAAAGTCAAACTCACCAACAAGCTCAACGGCGGCGGGCAG ATCATGCTGAACTCTCTGCACAAGTATGAGCCAAGGATTCACATAGTGCGAGTGGGTGGCCCACAGCGGATGATCACTAGCCATTCCTTCCCAGAGACCCAGTTTATAGCCGTGACGGCCTACCAGAATGAGGAG ataacagctttaaaaattaaatacaatcCGTTTGCAAAGGCGTTTCTTGATGCAAAAGAAAG AAGTGATCACAAAGACATGATGGAAGAAGTGGGAGACAACCAGCAGTCTGGGTATTCTCAGT TAGGCAGCTGGCTTATTCCTGGGACCGGGACTCTGTGCCCACCTGCCAATCCTCACACTCAGTTTGGAGCCCCCCTGTCACTCTCCCCTGCTCACAGCTGTGAAAG CCTACGCCGATAA